The Bos indicus x Bos taurus breed Angus x Brahman F1 hybrid chromosome 11, Bos_hybrid_MaternalHap_v2.0, whole genome shotgun sequence genome includes a region encoding these proteins:
- the LOC113901308 gene encoding antimicrobial peptide NK-lysin-like isoform X3 has protein sequence MGLAFSGLTPESHDQATAHLCNGDELCQGLALEDPQGDLLLQGEELSLRCGSCRRIIQHLIDKLGDQPDENTVIEEASKMCSKMRLLKGLCKSIMKRFLRTIAEDIVAGKTSRVVCEDIKMCKSKPVGFI, from the exons ATGG GGCTGGCTTTTTCCGGTCTGACTCCTGAGAGCCACGACCAGGCGACGGCCCATCTGTGTAATGGAGACGAGTTGTGCCAGGGCCTGGCCCTGGAGGATCCCCAG GGTGACCTGCTGCTCCAAGGAGAAGAGCTGAGCCTACGCTGTGGTTCTTGTCGGAGAATAATACAACATCTGATAGACAAGTTGGGAGATCAGCCCGATGAG AATACCGTTATCGAGGAGGCCTCCAAGATGTGCAGCAAGATGAGGCTGCTGAAAGGTCTGTGCAAGTCAATCATGAAGAGATTTCTCCGTACCATCGCTGAGGACATCGTAGCTGGAAAAACCTCTCGGGTTGTCTGTGAGGACATCAAGATGTGCAAAAGCAAGCCAG TAGGTTTCATTTGA
- the LOC113901308 gene encoding antimicrobial peptide NK-lysin-like isoform X1 — MTSWAVLLITSVLLVAPGLAFSGLTPESHDQATAHLCNGDELCQGLALEDPQGDLLLQGEELSLRCGSCRRIIQHLIDKLGDQPDENTVIEEASKMCSKMRLLKGLCKSIMKRFLRTIAEDIVAGKTSRVVCEDIKMCKSKPVGFI, encoded by the exons ATGACCTCCTGGGCTGTCCTGCTCATCACCTCGGTGCTCCTGGTTGCCCCAG GGCTGGCTTTTTCCGGTCTGACTCCTGAGAGCCACGACCAGGCGACGGCCCATCTGTGTAATGGAGACGAGTTGTGCCAGGGCCTGGCCCTGGAGGATCCCCAG GGTGACCTGCTGCTCCAAGGAGAAGAGCTGAGCCTACGCTGTGGTTCTTGTCGGAGAATAATACAACATCTGATAGACAAGTTGGGAGATCAGCCCGATGAG AATACCGTTATCGAGGAGGCCTCCAAGATGTGCAGCAAGATGAGGCTGCTGAAAGGTCTGTGCAAGTCAATCATGAAGAGATTTCTCCGTACCATCGCTGAGGACATCGTAGCTGGAAAAACCTCTCGGGTTGTCTGTGAGGACATCAAGATGTGCAAAAGCAAGCCAG TAGGTTTCATTTGA
- the LOC113901308 gene encoding antimicrobial peptide NK-lysin-like isoform X2, which translates to MTSWAVLLITSVLLVAPGLAFSGLTPESHDQATAHLCNGDELCQGLALEDPQGDLLLQGEELSLRCGSCRRIIQHLIDKLGDQPDENTVIEEASKMCSKMRLLKGLCKSIMKRFLRTIAEDIVAGKTSRVVCEDIKMCKSKPGFI; encoded by the exons ATGACCTCCTGGGCTGTCCTGCTCATCACCTCGGTGCTCCTGGTTGCCCCAG GGCTGGCTTTTTCCGGTCTGACTCCTGAGAGCCACGACCAGGCGACGGCCCATCTGTGTAATGGAGACGAGTTGTGCCAGGGCCTGGCCCTGGAGGATCCCCAG GGTGACCTGCTGCTCCAAGGAGAAGAGCTGAGCCTACGCTGTGGTTCTTGTCGGAGAATAATACAACATCTGATAGACAAGTTGGGAGATCAGCCCGATGAG AATACCGTTATCGAGGAGGCCTCCAAGATGTGCAGCAAGATGAGGCTGCTGAAAGGTCTGTGCAAGTCAATCATGAAGAGATTTCTCCGTACCATCGCTGAGGACATCGTAGCTGGAAAAACCTCTCGGGTTGTCTGTGAGGACATCAAGATGTGCAAAAGCAAGCCAG GTTTCATTTGA